A part of Aegilops tauschii subsp. strangulata cultivar AL8/78 chromosome 2, Aet v6.0, whole genome shotgun sequence genomic DNA contains:
- the LOC109770404 gene encoding uncharacterized protein isoform X2 — translation MAAPPGILEVRCAGCGETLEVEHGLTEFACPDCGMAQSLPPELMPPRPRRALPLPGRGAPYAAPAPPAAPARVTCGGCGSVLSVPHGPGRFACPLCGVELASFPLAAVPVVVSPTAVPISSPRPMNASEVQQPSSQSARAGMVQKPIHSELTHSQQYKHFFGEESFNSFRAEPRTQIDAARTLLIEPPNPSVCRDESHTEPVQGTLARPGKRTQIDAARTLQNELPIASIHREESHTEPVQGNIARSGKRTYRFVFGPKSWQEGNVQKEQPNQVVHASQAQVMPTESSVHTNQAAGRFPDDPIPIHSKQITEHVDVPSATEHGQMRSQHQVVHERQAGENPIDTVHMEQEKVDSACKPSSENRKSAENTKGNHKRKNSNLINVHASQAQVMPTESLVHINQADGGFPDDTIPKHGKQRTEHVAVPSAIEHEQVRSRHQVDHEQQEGENPSDGVHMEQEKVDSVCKPSNKNIKSTENTKGNRKRKNKSLMNSSNERPQLRRSKRLSKGSSPDLIDVEPIQKLDASPHQNHSEAPQIESSIAGQTLSPKIGWALPNPGSSSSHEHEIPQKSFNGIDQLDGSDEEVHSSPSDGQNQYMDGQVAEAACSGKNHSEQVRLKPHSKNFAEHGRPINLAASCSRLAALLPVPASATLPTISSLSSPEKLPPQCSSPITPHNQPRAVIYSQDAQCDDMLSGSLSKSSKKRKGRGPSLLVEPREEADRPVLTPSGTDNWSVHPPFPKKVATTISLLIKQNYPGTCISVDDEGRSCEVVVHYWHQCPPDVRVTVLDEFLKRYKWAPGHEEECQKIFERKAVRQLVNLFCYEKQRVREELAAKKFKGSSAVGRANGELEKGDDREDSEERQGDGSVVSIDHDDPLNWKPFVPDWMQPAWWEMLCDHWAQDEFMKVSYQKRKNRSAGGHPSGAAGSQIIAMHQHPKDTTSRHAEEARDPLLGPHPVQEQAGSSKHGRYQGTPVASKKAQTDSLSKSSPDFLSRQGQQPRFTQEQVQLMINQALQGLNETWEKKFLSLEQNMRSVPSARAVPVGAKRSAVAVARDKRCQISRQDTFDSAEGEEDPDDGEEQDDVRWS, via the exons ATGGCGGCGCCGCCGGGGATCCTCGAGGTGCGATGCGCGGGGTGCGGCGAGACCCTGGAGGTGGAGCATGGCCTCACGGAGTTCGCCTGCCCCGACTGCGGCATGGCCCAGTCGCTCCCGCCGGAGCTCATGCCGCCCCGCCCTCGCCGCGCGCTCCCGCTCCCCGGACGAGGCGCCCCCTACGCCGCGCCCGCCCCGCCCGCCGCGCCCGCTCGGGTCACGTGTGGCGGATGCGGATCCGTGCTCAGCGTGCCGCACGGCCCCGGGCGATTCGCCTGCCCGCTCTGCGGCGTCGAGCTCGCGTCCTTCCCCCTCGCCGCAGTTCCGGTCGTGGTCTCGCCCACAGCCGTCCCAATCTCCTCCCCCCGGCCAATGAATGCCTCAGAG GTGCAGCAGCCTTCGAGTCAATCAGCTCGTGCAGGCATGGTTCAAAAGCCCATTCATTCAGAGCTGACACATAGTCAACAATACAAGCATTTTTTTGGAGAGGAGTCCTTCAACTCATTTCGAGCTGAACCAAGAACACAGATTGATGCAGCAAGGACGCTACTAATTGAGCCTCCTAATCCTTCAGTCTGTAGGGATGAGTCACATACTGAACCTGTCCAAGGAACTCTTGCCAGGCCTGGCAAGAGGACACAAATTGATGCAGCAAGGACACTACAAAATGAGCTTCCTATTGCTTCAATCCACAGGGAGGAGTCACATACTGAACCTGTCCAAGGAAATATTGCCAGGTCTGGCAAGAGGACATATAGATTTGTATTTGGTCCAAAATCGTGGCAGGAAGGAAATGTCCAGAAAGAGCAGCCTAACCAGGTTGTCCATGCATCACAGGCTCAAGTTATGCCCACAGAGTCTTCAGTTCATACAAACCAGGCAGCAGGAAGGTTTCCTGATGACCCAATTCCGATTCATAGCAAGCAGATAACTGAACATGTGGATGTCCCTAGTGCTACCGAGCATGGGCAGATGCGTTCTCAGCATCAAGTTGTCCATGAACGGCAGGCAGGTGAAAATCCTATTGACACAGTCCACATGGAGCAGGAAAAGGTGGACTCTGCTTGCAAGCCATCAAGCGAAAATAGGAAGAGCGCCGAAAATACTAAAGGAAATCATAAGAGGAAAAACAGTAATTTGATAAATGTCCACGCATCACAGGCACAAGTAATGCCCACTGAGTCTTTGGTTCATATAAACCAGGCAGACGGAGGGTTTCCTGATGACACAATTCCAAAGCACGGCAAGCAGAGAACTGAACATGTGGCTGTCCCTAGTGCTATCGAGCATGAGCAGGTACGTTCTCGGCATCAAGTTGACCATGAGCAGCAGGAAGGTGAAAATCCTAGTGACGGAGTCCACATGGAGCAGGAAAAGGTGGACTCTGTCTGCAAGCCATCAAACAAAAATATAAAGAGCACCGAAAATACTAAAGGAAATCGTAAGAGGAAAAACAAGAGTTTGATGAATTCTTCTAATGAGCGGCCTCAGCTTAGGCGCAGTAAACGCCTGTCAAAGGGATCATCACCAGACCTTATTGATGTTGAGCCTATCCAGAAGTTAGATGCTTCCCCCCATCAAAATCATTCAGAAGCTCCACAGATTGAGAGTAGCATAGCTGGTCAAACACTCTCTCCAAAGATTGGGTGGGCACTTCCTAATCCTGGTTCTAGTTCATCGCATGAGCATGAGATTCCCCAAAAAAGCTTTAATGGGATTGACCAGCTTGATGGAAGTGATGAGGAAGTACATTCAAGTCCATCAGATGGTCAAAATCAGTATATGGATGGACAAGTGGCAGAAGCAGCTTGCAGTGGCAAGAACCACTCGGAGCAGGTGCGACTCAAGCCTCACAGCAAGAATTTTGCAGAGCATGGCAGGCCGATAAACTTGGCTGCTTCATGCAGCCGCCTTGCTGCCTTGTTGCCTGTTCCAGCTTCCGCTACTTTGCCCACTATTTCCTCGCTTTCTTCACCTGAAA AGCTACCACCTCAGTGCAGCAGTCCAATAACACCGCATAACCAACCACGAGCAGTTATATATTCCCAG GATGCACAGTGTGATGATATGCTATCAGGATCTCTTAGCAAGTCATCGAAAAAGCGCAAGGGGCGTGGCCCTTCATTGCTAGTGGAACCACGCGAAGAAGCTGATAGGCCTGTGTTGACGCCCAGTGGTACAGA CAACTGGAGTGTCCACCCGCCGTTTCCTAAGAAGGTAGCAACTACCATCTCCCTTCTTATCAAGCAGAACTATCCTGGGACCTGTATTTCAGTGGATGACGAGGGAAGATCCTGTGAGGTTGTGGTTCACTATTGGCACCAATGCCCTCCAGATGTACGGGTTACCGTGTTGGATGAATTCCTT AAACGCTACAAGTGGGCCCCTGGCCACGAAGAGGAATGCCAGAAGATCTTTGAGCGAAAAGCAGTTAGACAGTTAGTTAACCTCTTTTGCTATGAGAAGCAAAGGGTTAGAGAGGAGTTGGCAGCAAAGAAGTTCAAAGGATCTTCGGCGGTTGGTAGGGCCAATGGAGAATTAGAAAAAGGAGACGATAGAGAAGATTCAGAGGAACGACAGGGAGATGGGTCCGTTGTGTCGATCGACCATGATGATCCACTGAATTGGAAACCGTTTGTCCCTGATTGGATGCAACCAGCATGGTGGGAAATGTTGTGTGACCATTGGGCCCAAGACGAATTTATGAAGGTTTCGTACCAAAAAAGGAAGAATCGGAGTGCAGGAGGCCACCCCTCTGGTGCTGCAGGCTCACAAATCATAGCAATGCATCAGCACCCTAAG GATACCACATCCCGGCATGCTGAGGAGGCCAGAGATCCTCTGCTAGGCCCCCATCCTGTGCAAGAGCAGGCGGGGAGCTCGAAGCATGGGAGGTACCAAGGTACTCCTGTTGCCAGCAAGAAGGCCCAGACTGATTCATTGTCAAAATCCTCCCCAGATTTCTTGAGCAGACAGGGACAACAGCCAAGATTCACACAGGAGCAGGTGCAGCTTATGATTAACCAAGCTCTACAAGGACTGAATGAAACTTGGGAGAAGAAGTTTCTGTCCTTGGAGCAAAACATGCGCAGCGTACCCTCGGCACGTGCTGTTCCTGTC GGTGCTAAGAGATCAGCGGTGGCTGTTGCAAGGGACAAGCGATGTCAAATTTCACGGCAG GACACATTCGATTCGGCGGAGGGAGAGGAAGATCCAGACGACGGCGAGGAGCAGGATGATGTGCGTTGGAGTTAG